A stretch of the Oceanicola sp. D3 genome encodes the following:
- a CDS encoding Hsp20 family protein → MSKLTLGSHPFLLGFEQLERLVERTAKTGNEGYPPFNIEQSGENAYRITLAVAGFSEQDLSITVEDSQLVIRGRQADDDDGRVFLHRGIAARQFQRSFVLAEGVEVAGAKLENGLLHVDLNRAAPETVVQTIKIDRG, encoded by the coding sequence ATGAGCAAACTCACACTCGGGTCTCACCCGTTTCTCCTCGGTTTCGAGCAGCTTGAAAGGCTGGTTGAACGCACGGCAAAGACCGGCAACGAGGGCTACCCTCCCTTCAATATCGAGCAATCGGGCGAAAACGCCTATCGGATCACCCTCGCGGTGGCAGGTTTTTCGGAACAGGATCTGTCGATCACGGTTGAGGATTCACAGCTTGTCATTCGCGGCCGTCAGGCGGACGACGATGACGGGCGGGTGTTTTTGCACCGTGGCATCGCCGCCCGGCAGTTTCAGCGCAGTTTCGTGCTGGCCGAAGGCGTGGAGGTGGCTGGCGCGAAGCTGGAAAACGGGCTTTTGCACGTGGATCTCAACCGCGCCGCGCCCGAAACGGTGGTTCAGACGATCAAGATAGATCGCGGCTGA
- the purE gene encoding 5-(carboxyamino)imidazole ribonucleotide mutase, whose amino-acid sequence MANPVVGIIMGSQSDWPTMKHAADVLDELGVAYEAKIVSAHRTPDRLWTYGKEAAARGLKVIIAGAGGAAHLPGMMASKTRVPVVGVPVQTRALSGVDSLYSIVQMPRGFPVATMAIGEAGAVNAGLMAAGILAVSDEALAERLDTWRDALSASIPEEPRDE is encoded by the coding sequence ATGGCAAATCCAGTAGTTGGCATCATCATGGGCAGCCAGTCCGACTGGCCGACGATGAAGCATGCCGCCGATGTGCTGGACGAGCTCGGGGTGGCCTATGAGGCAAAGATCGTTTCGGCCCACCGCACACCCGACAGGCTCTGGACCTACGGCAAGGAAGCTGCCGCGCGTGGCCTGAAGGTCATTATCGCGGGCGCGGGCGGCGCGGCGCATCTGCCCGGCATGATGGCCAGCAAAACGCGGGTGCCCGTGGTGGGCGTTCCGGTGCAGACGCGGGCCCTGAGCGGTGTCGACAGCCTCTATTCGATCGTGCAGATGCCGCGCGGCTTTCCGGTTGCGACCATGGCGATTGGCGAGGCGGGCGCGGTGAACGCGGGGCTGATGGCGGCAGGCATTCTGGCCGTCTCAGATGAAGCGCTGGCTGAGCGTCTGGACACATGGCGCGATGCCCTCTCGGCGTCTATCCCCGAGGAGCCGCGCGATGAGTGA
- a CDS encoding YdcH family protein, protein MNAPGEMSHEEVLRVKLEVLKREHRELDEAIKAIQLKGTGDTFTLQRLKKKKLALKDEISRIEDELYPDIIA, encoded by the coding sequence ATGAACGCTCCCGGCGAAATGAGCCATGAAGAGGTGCTCCGCGTAAAGCTGGAGGTGCTCAAGCGCGAGCATCGTGAGCTCGACGAGGCGATCAAGGCGATTCAACTCAAAGGTACGGGAGATACCTTCACCCTGCAGCGACTGAAGAAGAAGAAACTGGCGCTGAAGGATGAGATTTCGCGGATCGAAGACGAGCTTTACCCCGACATCATTGCGTAA